The proteins below are encoded in one region of Belonocnema kinseyi isolate 2016_QV_RU_SX_M_011 chromosome 1, B_treatae_v1, whole genome shotgun sequence:
- the LOC117168806 gene encoding uncharacterized protein LOC117168806 — protein sequence METINASDNSSGSQSSVDHCDFVEECTQKLAVLREELKALQVKLKKLEDGMKKLPKSKSMVNKSVNSGGKCSGAMKEVKKPYPNKKVSFKSEDELIADKKEDIKCQIQDVMEQLSGVKIATKSEDTATEESTSKSMDLLISTLGQRTSDDLIL from the exons atggaaactatCAACGCAAGTGACAACAGCTCGGGTTCCCAAAGCTCAGTCGACCACTGCGATTTTGTAGAAGAATGTACCCAGAAGCTGGCAGTCTTACGAGAAGAG CTAAAAGCGCTGCAGGTCAAGCTGAAAAAGTTGGAGGATGGAATGAAGAAACTGCCTAAATCAAAGTCAATGGTTAACAAAAGTGTTAATAGCGGTGGCAAATGTAGCGGTGCCATGAAAGAAGTTAAGAAACCGTATCCAA ATAAAAAAGTTAGCTTTAAATCTGAGGACGAGCTAATAGCGGACAAGAAAGAGGATATTAAATGCCAAATACAAGATGTCATGGAGCAATTATCTGGCGTGAAAATAGCTACAAAGAGTG AAGATACAGCTACAGAAGAAAGTACGAGTAAATCAATGGATTTACTAATCTCTACTTTGGGCCAAAGGACAAGTGATGatttaattctttaa